The following are encoded in a window of Panulirus ornatus isolate Po-2019 chromosome 6, ASM3632096v1, whole genome shotgun sequence genomic DNA:
- the LOC139748956 gene encoding uncharacterized protein: MRQLAVIVAFVGAALAMPQLGQDNTFTKILSFESYQDGHNFGHELFQEDGTTSGQKFGPDGLLYGFYSYIQQDGNRVKVLWRAGEGVGYEVIGVEGLNEEGLGNLRALGTGTPTQAPVQRQRAPPSAAPVVPHVPRVPSPAPAPVSHAPTRGRFIPTASPVAPSHAPILPQEPTPAPHRFDYPAVLNLERTGSGFVSSLQAV, from the exons ATGAGACAGCTT GCAGTGATCGTGGCTTTCGTCGGCGCGGCCTTGGCTATGCCGCAGCTCGGCCAGGACAACACTTTCACCAAGATTCTCTCATTCGAGTCGTACCAGGATGGTCATAACTTCGGCCACGAGCTCTTCCAGGAGGATGGAACCACCTCAGGCCAGAAGTTTGGACCCGACGGTCTTCTCTATGGTTTCTACTCGTACATCCAGCAGGACGGAAACCGGGTTAAGGTTCTGTGGAGGGCGGGTGAGGGCGTCGGCTACGAAGTCATTGGTGTCGAGGGTCTGAACGAGGAGGGACTGGGTAACCTCAGAGCTCTTGGTACCGGTACCCCAACCCAAGCCCCTGTCCAGCGACAACGTGCACCACCCTCAGCTGCCCCCGTCGTGCCACACGTACCCCGCGTGCCATCTCCTGCCCCTGCCCCAGTTTCACATGCACCCACTCGTGGTCGCTTCATCCCCACTGCTTCCCCAGTAGCACCCTCTCACGCCCCAATCTTGCCCCAGGAGCCAACCCCGGCACCACATAGGTTCGACTATCCTGCTGTTCTCAACTTGGAGAGAACAGGTTCAGGGTTCGTGTCTTCCTTGCAGGCGGTGTAA